The Flavobacterium johnsoniae UW101 genomic interval ACTCGAAAAATCTTCCTGCCCGCCTGCATCGCGATAGTTCTGCGAATACTCTTTCATCATTCTGAGCGGAAAAATTCCTTTTTTTGCTGTATCTAAAACGGTTGCATTAATATCTGTTGCATAAATTAAGGATTTATGCAGCAAACCTGCTTCTTTGAGCATTATGGCCATAGAATACACTTCTTCTCCGGTTGAACAGCCGGCATGCCATAATCTGATAAATGGTTTTGTCCCTAAAAGCGGTAAAATTTCTTTTCTGAGTATGCTGTAAAATGCCGGATCGCGAAACATCTCGGTAACATTAACCGTTATTTCGTCGACCATTCTTTTATAATACTCAGGGTCTGTACGGACTTTTGATAAAAATTCATGAAAATGATTAAATCCATCCAGCTGATATACTCTGTAGACACGTCTTTTTAGCGATGCTCTCGAATAACTGCTAAAATCAAAACCATAATATTCATAAACCTCATTGATAAGTGTTTCAAGCTCAATATCCTCAATCATAATTCATCAAATTTTGCTTAGTATAAGCAGTAACTTATCAACATCAACTGGTTTAGAGATGTAATCATCGGCTCCAGCCTCTAAACACTTTTCTTTATCGCCTGTCATAGCCTGGGCAGTAACTGCAATAACAAATACCGATTTTCTGGACGGAATTGCTTTTATTAACGGAATTGCATCGTAACCGTCCATTTCGGGCATCATCATATCCAGTAAAACAGCGTCGATCTCTTCATCAGATTTCAGCAGTTTTAAAGCTTCTTCGGCACTTGTGCAAGACAAACAATCGTATGATTTGACGCGCAAAGTATGCGTTAATGCGAATATATTTCTGGAATCGTCATCTACAATTAAAAGTCGTTTTTTACTCATATTTGTTTTATATTTTTTGTGCCGCAGATTAAAGGGATTTTTAATCTATTAAAATCTGCAGCATTTATCTTTTCTTTACTATAGCCGAATTTCAGAATCCTTATAATCTGGTAATCTGCGGCTAAACTTTTTTCTTTTAAACCCTATCATACAGCCAAACTCTCAATAATGATAATAGCTGATCTACGTCTACCGGTTTTGTA includes:
- a CDS encoding CheR family methyltransferase; this translates as MIEDIELETLINEVYEYYGFDFSSYSRASLKRRVYRVYQLDGFNHFHEFLSKVRTDPEYYKRMVDEITVNVTEMFRDPAFYSILRKEILPLLGTKPFIRLWHAGCSTGEEVYSMAIMLKEAGLLHKSLIYATDINATVLDTAKKGIFPLRMMKEYSQNYRDAGGQEDFSSYYTANYGIAKFNEELSQKMVYSQHNLVSDTSFNEFDMILCRNVLIYFDNDLQKRVINLFDESLAVLGFLALGTKETIKYSISPGKYKQFEKEKIWRKIK
- a CDS encoding response regulator, producing MSKKRLLIVDDDSRNIFALTHTLRVKSYDCLSCTSAEEALKLLKSDEEIDAVLLDMMMPEMDGYDAIPLIKAIPSRKSVFVIAVTAQAMTGDKEKCLEAGADDYISKPVDVDKLLLILSKI